One window of Candidatus Paceibacterota bacterium genomic DNA carries:
- a CDS encoding 30S ribosomal protein S6: MSEIEKDEAVESEARIYEVGYHIVPLVAEENVPKEAGDVKFLIEKQKGVIISEELPRLHPLAYTIAKTVAGKKRIFDKAYFGWIKFEADATALPAIKEAMEANENVLRFLLIKTVRENTLVSMQKIISQARMDKEGGEKKAPGVGATAEKDKKPVSVEELDKSIDELLK, from the coding sequence ATGAGTGAAATAGAAAAAGATGAAGCGGTAGAAAGTGAGGCGCGGATCTACGAAGTGGGCTACCACATCGTTCCGCTTGTAGCAGAGGAAAATGTTCCCAAAGAAGCAGGAGATGTAAAATTTCTTATTGAAAAGCAAAAAGGAGTTATAATCTCTGAAGAGCTTCCAAGACTTCATCCTCTTGCGTACACGATTGCAAAAACGGTAGCAGGAAAGAAGCGTATCTTCGACAAGGCATATTTCGGTTGGATAAAATTTGAAGCAGACGCGACAGCGCTTCCAGCAATTAAGGAGGCGATGGAAGCAAATGAAAACGTGCTTCGGTTCTTACTTATTAAGACTGTTCGAGAGAACACGCTTGTATCTATGCAGAAAATCATTTCCCAAGCTCGAATGGATAAGGAAGGAGGGGAGAAGAAAGCTCCGGGAGTTGGCGCTACGGCGGAAAAAGACAAAAAGCCAGTTTCTGTAGAAGAATTGGATAAATCTATCGACGAACTCCTTAAATAA
- the ssb gene encoding single-stranded DNA-binding protein yields the protein MYLNKAFVIGNLTRDPEVRALPSGIQVCSFSVATNSRFKDKSGAWQDKAEYHNIVVFGRSAETSAQYLKKGSNVLVEGRMQTRSWDDKATGAKKYRTEIVAERVQFGNRPAGGAGAPMGGSAASTVAPKGKAPAGDDAPPLDTIQYPEEDINTEDIPF from the coding sequence ATGTATCTCAACAAAGCATTCGTCATTGGAAATCTTACTCGCGATCCAGAAGTGCGTGCGCTTCCTTCAGGAATTCAGGTTTGCAGTTTCTCTGTAGCTACCAACTCTCGTTTTAAAGATAAAAGCGGAGCGTGGCAGGATAAAGCGGAATATCACAATATTGTGGTCTTCGGTAGATCTGCAGAGACAAGCGCACAGTATCTCAAAAAGGGAAGTAATGTGCTTGTGGAAGGCAGAATGCAGACACGAAGCTGGGATGACAAGGCAACAGGAGCAAAAAAGTATCGAACAGAGATCGTTGCAGAAAGAGTGCAGTTTGGGAATCGGCCAGCTGGCGGTGCAGGTGCTCCAATGGGAGGCTCTGCAGCAAGTACGGTCGCGCCAAAAGGCAAAGCTCCGGCAGGGGATGATGCTCCACCACTCGATACCATTCAGTATCCAGAAGAAGACATCAATACGGAAGATATTCCGTTCTAG
- the rpsR gene encoding 30S ribosomal protein S18, protein MNKQCFFTSNNIKYIDYKDTEILKKFLNPHARMISRKKSGVCSKSQRQLAEAIKRARFMALLPYLTR, encoded by the coding sequence ATGAATAAGCAATGTTTTTTCACCAGTAACAATATTAAATATATTGATTACAAGGATACAGAAATTCTCAAGAAATTTTTGAATCCTCATGCTCGAATGATTTCTCGAAAGAAATCAGGGGTGTGTTCAAAGAGCCAGAGACAGCTTGCAGAGGCTATTAAGCGAGCTCGATTTATGGCGCTTTTGCCGTATTTGACTCGATAA
- the recA gene encoding recombinase RecA gives MAFVKKEKKEAKQIGVNIEDTLDAIRTKFGDEAIMKLGDRPKVSVDAISTGSIGLDAALGIGGLPRGRIIEIFGPESSGKTTLSLHVIAEAQKKGGICAFIDAEHAMDPQYSARLGVNIKELLLSQPDTGEQALEIVESLVRSGKIDVIVIDSVAALTPKDEIEGDMGQSHVGKQARLMSQALRKLTAIVAHSKTIVIFINQIRMQIGVMFGNPETTPGGKALKFYTSVRIDIRRIAQIKKGEEIVGGRVRAKVVKNKVAAPFKQTEFDLMYNEGISREGELIALGEKMGIIKKSGTSYNYGEEKLGRGYDATRQFLKENKKVSGAILKEITKNLADENYLLMHGAPTTGTEEKEE, from the coding sequence AAAAAGGAGGCAAAACAGATAGGGGTGAATATTGAAGACACATTGGACGCGATTCGCACCAAATTCGGCGATGAGGCGATCATGAAGCTTGGCGACAGGCCTAAAGTGAGCGTAGACGCTATCTCTACCGGCTCTATCGGGCTTGATGCAGCACTTGGTATTGGAGGACTTCCTCGAGGAAGAATCATCGAAATTTTCGGCCCCGAATCATCTGGAAAGACCACCCTCTCGCTTCACGTTATTGCAGAGGCGCAAAAGAAAGGCGGAATCTGCGCATTCATCGACGCTGAACACGCGATGGACCCACAGTACTCTGCTCGGCTTGGCGTAAACATCAAAGAGCTTCTTCTTTCACAGCCGGACACAGGAGAGCAAGCGCTCGAGATTGTAGAATCGCTGGTGCGAAGCGGAAAGATCGATGTCATTGTCATCGACTCTGTCGCTGCTCTTACACCGAAAGACGAAATTGAAGGAGACATGGGACAATCTCACGTCGGCAAGCAAGCTCGACTTATGTCGCAAGCGCTCCGCAAATTGACCGCTATTGTCGCCCACTCAAAGACCATCGTCATTTTCATAAACCAAATCCGAATGCAGATCGGAGTCATGTTTGGAAATCCAGAGACAACTCCGGGAGGAAAGGCGCTCAAATTCTACACATCGGTACGAATCGATATCCGCCGAATCGCCCAGATCAAAAAAGGTGAGGAAATCGTCGGAGGACGCGTGCGAGCAAAGGTAGTAAAGAATAAAGTAGCGGCACCATTCAAACAAACAGAATTCGACCTTATGTACAATGAAGGAATTTCTCGTGAAGGCGAACTTATCGCACTCGGAGAGAAAATGGGAATCATCAAAAAAAGCGGAACATCCTACAACTACGGCGAGGAAAAGCTCGGACGAGGATATGATGCAACAAGGCAATTTCTGAAAGAAAACAAAAAAGTCTCTGGAGCGATCCTCAAAGAAATCACAAAAAATCTCGCTGATGAGAATTACCTCTTGATGCACGGAGCTCCGACAACGGGTACAGAAGAGAAGGAAGAGTAG